The window AAACGACGGCATTAAAATCACTACAATATGCAGAATCACAAATACCTTGGAAAACCAAGACATATATAACTGATCAGAAGCAGAAATGAATGCCCTTATCTCTATTCCCCCCATTTGgagtctgttgttgttgttgttgtttaataagAACAGTACTGACGAAATCTGctaattttgtcattttaattatgtcCACAATTGAACTTCATTACGTTTGCATACAtttcaaataaagaggaaaaatcaaGGTGAGTTCTGCTCAGGGGGAAAATGACTTAAATATACGATATTAGTTTTTGCTGCATAAAGTATGCCCTGTCGCATACATCCATTTCTTAAAATGGAAGTCAACAGTGCTCAGAATAAAACAATCTTTATAATCTTGATTCCTAGAATTCCTTTATTAAGTCTCCTGTATAGGCCTGCATATGCCAATTCTGCCGGCAGTCATTTTTACTTGGGAAAGCTGAGTTTACTTATGTTGGAGACATTCTTATTGAATAAATACACCAGTTTTCATTGTTGATAATTTTCTTCTCCTATCTTCAATTCCTTGTTTTGATAGTGTTTGTCTTATATTTTGACAGCATGCAATAGTAAGAAAGCAGAAATCCTTATTTgataacatttgttttatttaaagtcCTTAACTGCAAGTGATCAAAAACATACTCCACAGCtttaaatgtcaattattttctttgctaattaaatgaaaatatctcccattacaatcacatttataaaaattaacCTTTTAATCTGTTATTTTAACCATCATTTAAAGCaatatcatctgtaaaagaaagaaatataaaccaTGCAATAAATTAAGAACACTGAGAAAgcaaacaggaataataataataaaaatccatCTGGCTATGCTAACACCACGTCAGACTGTGGAAGGTGCATTAACACTGGATGAAACAAGCGAACAATGGCAATAAGTGGCAcaataaaaagaatttggggaTCTTGGACCAGATTTCAAAACCCCTACACCTTGTCTCTCTTCTAATGTTgtaataagtctttttttttttgaaaaataacatttctataatgGCATAATACACAGGCTTATTTTTATATGTTAAGTGACCCCAGAGTAAAATGACCTCATctcttttacttttgtctttgtagtcctaCTGTGCCAACACATAGCTGGTACTCCACTGATTGATAGTCTGCAAATCAAAGAGTAGAGAGCTACACGTgcgcacttttttaaaaagcattttttcttaAGTCTGTATGGTAGTGAGAAGGAAAGGGATTGGAGTACCAAATGAGCAGTGGTCCTTGTAACATCACTTGGCCAGGCAACTTTTGAAGATGTAATATGTATATTACCTAGGTATATGTAGAATCACATATACATAGGCAAGCAGAgaggatatacatatatgtgtacatatgtattgagaaattatacataatatacatatatcctTTTAAGTCAACAGCTATCTGAAGGTTTCAGAAAGATGATCTTTAAAAAGTGCCTCTGATTCTTAGATTCTGCTTATGTTTCGCTACATTAAGAGCAGTGCTatccttcaataatttttaaagagtctccaaatctactttaaaaaaatctgggttCTTAACATTAAGAACATTGCCACATACCTGTAAACTTTTGGGAAGTTGGACAGTaaagagagtgaaaaaaataaaaacaaatattttacaagtttgaccacctctttcttttttttaaatacactgggaaagagagaggactagagggagggaaggaagaacaagaggaaatatctttatatatacaATTGTGGATCACTAAACTTTGCAGGAAGGATTTTAGTTTGAGTTTGGTTATCTGAATTGCTTTATAATAACACACACAACGCATTTTGAATACAATAATAAAGTAACAGTCCTTTGCACTGGAGGGGGAAGAGATTGTGCAAAAAcgtaaaataaaaagtttattggGGTTTCatgaatggtttttgttttttttgtttgttttttaatttctcctGTTACCAGAATGGCCATCCCAGAAAAAGCACCAGTCACGGGAGCTAGGAAGTATTTAGGACCGGTCTGGAATACACACCTTGATAGTAAGAAGGCTCCAGAGCCGAAGGCTCAATTGTGCTCCTCCCGGCCATGGAGGCACTGCTCAGGGGCAGGCTCCCTGGCAGCCCCGCGCCATAGGGTGAGTACTGCAGAGCCTGCTCATAGGCCTTGAAGTCCAGCTTGTGCTGCTGCTCCGAGGAGGACATAAGGTTATTGATGGAGAAGGGATGGTTGAAGGAGTAGTGGGGGTCCCCTTTCAGGTGCAACTGGGACTCGTGGGGTGTCAAGACATGCGCTGGGTGGGAGGGGGGCACCGAGGCTAGCGCCACCGGCCCAGAGGTGATTGGCGGGGCCGAAGAAGAGGCTGGAGTCTTTAGCTCCTGGGCGCCCCCTGTCGCCCCTGCCCCACTGTGGtccagggactgggggctggccGCAGGACCCGACGCCTGGGCGCCCTCCAGCTGGGAGGATTTGCCGTGCACCCCGCGATGTAAGGGGGAGTTGGAGCTAGTGCTGGAGCCTCCCGGGGGCTCCTTCCTGCTGTCTGGACCTCCTTTGCCTACGCCTACGCCGCCACcacctccgccgccgccgccgccgccgccgcctccagCCCCGGCTTGCTTCTCGCACTTGAAGCGCTTCTGCCGCCGCAGGTAGCAGCCGTTCTCGAACATGTTGCCAGAGTCTGGGTGCAGGGTCCAATATGAGCCCTTGCCAGGCTTGTCAGGAGAGCGAGCCACCTTGACAAAGCAGTCATTGAACGAGAGGGAATGGCGAATGGAATTCTGCCAGCGCTGTTGATTCTGCCTGTAGTAGGGAAATAAGTCCATAATCCATTGATAGATTTCACTCAGGGTCAGCATCTTGCTGGGAGCTTGTTGAATGGCCATGGTGATGAGGGAGATATAGGAGTAGGGGGGCTTGGCATGCGGGTAGCTCCGCTTGAAGGTTTTGGCATCCCCTCTGCTGCGGCTCAGGTTGGAAGGGGCATATGCCATGGGGCTCATGCAGGGGTTCATCGACCCAGTGTAGGGACCCAGTCCATTCATGGAGGCAGCCTGTTGAGCTCCCATGGCATTCATGCCCCCAGGACTCAGGGCCGCTCCCATGGCGGTCACCCCTGCTGCAGTCATGCTGTTCATGGCACTGGCTGAACCTCCTGGCATTCCAGCCACTGCACCGGGGCTTAGTCCGGCCCCTAAGCCTGGGTTGGCATAGGACATGTTGAAAGAAGCTGGCGTCATGTTGCCGCTGGTGGTCATGGTATTCATAGTCATGTAGGTATTCATGGTGTTCATTGAGCCTAGGCCCGAATTCATATTGCTGACGGGCACTGAGGAGTAGGCCTGCGGTAGGgagagtaaaagaagataaagaggggTGGGTTAGTGGAGAGGGGGATGAGTGATGGGTGTGGGTAATGGATTGACCTAAGGCCACCTGCATTCACCTCTAATCCAAAGGAACAGTCAATACCATACAAATAACCTACAGACAGCCCTACACTCAGCAAAGAATGGGGGCCCAGAGGAACAAGAaggaataagaaatgaaaaacaaattcacatttcCACCAGCATAGAGGAAATATTAACATAAAACATGGCCCAGAAAGAGGGATATGAACCTTATTAATAACAGAAGTTAGCCAAGGCCCACTAATGACTCTAGTATCTTCCTCTAATCTGTTATCCTAAATCTGGtttcttttaagaaaatgttcctcactcccaccccccaccccaccccaccccaaaaaaacaacactggAAACCTTTCTTATCCCTTTTTGTTGCCCGAAAAAATaacatatttcttcatattaTATTCACTAAACCCAACTTTCAGAAAGATCTccattcaaggggaaaaaaagatggaagagagTGAAAACTCCTTTTGTTACTTAAATGTAATTTGCAAGGCCTGAGGCTGGAGTTGCAACAGGCTTTTAACCAACACTTTCTCcttcagtttctctgtctctctctgtacaGTATTTCAGCATTTATATACTATTTCTTACAGCAGTTATCTAAATTCATATGAAGCAAAGAGCCATTCATTTTCCTAATATAGAATATAATAGGCCTATAGAAATCTTAAGTAAATGGTAgttttatgtgtttttaaaaaacatttccacatagcTTTCTAAAATCACCATCAAATTTAAGTTAGATTTtcacaaattaacatttaaaGTAAATTTGGAGGGGGGAATAGAGGAGATACCAATGTATTCATTTAGGTATATAATGCACCTTAAAAAAATGTTCAGATATTTGTAATAATTTCCCCTCTCTCTAATACCCTCTATATATTCCAGAATATGGTAATCTCAACTGTAATATTTATTGACATACTAAAATGGACACTTTGATCTTTGTAGAGCATGACCTCAAAGCAGAGGGCATTATCAGTTAGCTACAAACATGACGGTGTATCAGAGAAGCTGGGAAATGAACAATTTCAGCCACTTAAAATTTCTCAAATGCTAATTCTATTCATCAAAAGCTCCACTTACAGACGTGCATCACTCGATTTACATTCACAGCTTAAACCTGTATAGGAGCTCTTTGACCCAAAATAGGAATTTCTGTATGACTGAGAACTAAACTGCTGAAAAAGtttgcattctttaaaaaattatcctgGCATTAAAGCAGTTCACAGCATTTTGAAAGTGTGTCCAGAATAACAATcatataatttttcaaaagattAAGCAGGGAATTGCAAACTTTTACTTAAGAGGATATTTGATTCTTATAAGCAATTGTCATAAAGTTATGTTTTATCTTCTTCCTACTCTAGAAAACAAAAGGGAATTAAAGAGTATTAAAAGGTTATATGAGCTGGTTTACtcatatttaaatattcattatGCACATGTAAATACTGTATGCAGATAAagtatatttgttaaatgaatgcaACTATATTAGCTATGAAAATAGTTCCTTTTGCTATACTAAGCTGCTATGGCATTTAGATCTTAATACTTTTTACACAGGGGCACACAATTCTTAGCAAGCGCTGGTTGAATGGATGTGTTCAGGAAGTGCCGGTATAATAAATCTTCTGAATAATCACAAggtaatttcaaaagaaaatgagttttagTGAGTGGTAGGCCTATCTACTCTTTCTCAATATTCTTTTGTGCTTATTGTAAAATAAAAGTCACCCAAACACGCAaaaggcggggtgggggggggacccACAATGAAGAGAAACAGGTTCTCTCTGTCTGCAAGGGGCCGATTCATCTCTCACCATCGCCACCCAGTGGTTCTATCTAGGAACGTTCGCCTTTTCTGAAAAGATCTTTCTAAAAgattaagtttttgttttgtttttgaatgaaCAACTGATTCCTTTGGATCCACTAGTTACTCAGCTACTCTGGTCAGagagatatttggaaatgaaaaaaaggggggggggaagcggATGGAAACATCAGTTTTGCAACTAAGCTCTGGTTTCTCCAGGGGGTTCATTTCAACTTGCCTATGTTCCTGCCTGCCTACACTGTGGCAGGGCTTGTGCTCCAGTTTTCCGCTTCATGGAGGCAAGTGCTTCCCTAAAGAGAAAATCTACAAAACCTCCAGTTCCTGCTTTTCCAAAGGTCTAAGCCCTTTTTCTGAACCTGCGGACATCTCTCCAACTCCTGAGGCATCTGACCCCAAATCTCAGTCCTTAGACTATGATTTGTTTTCGGT is drawn from Dromiciops gliroides isolate mDroGli1 chromosome 2, mDroGli1.pri, whole genome shotgun sequence and contains these coding sequences:
- the FOXA1 gene encoding hepatocyte nuclear factor 3-alpha — protein: MMLGTVKMEGHETSDWNSYYAESQEAYSSVPVSNMNSGLGSMNTMNTYMTMNTMTTSGNMTPASFNMSYANPGLGAGLSPGAVAGMPGGSASAMNSMTAAGVTAMGAALSPGGMNAMGAQQAASMNGLGPYTGSMNPCMSPMAYAPSNLSRSRGDAKTFKRSYPHAKPPYSYISLITMAIQQAPSKMLTLSEIYQWIMDLFPYYRQNQQRWQNSIRHSLSFNDCFVKVARSPDKPGKGSYWTLHPDSGNMFENGCYLRRQKRFKCEKQAGAGGGGGGGGGGGGGGVGVGKGGPDSRKEPPGGSSTSSNSPLHRGVHGKSSQLEGAQASGPAASPQSLDHSGAGATGGAQELKTPASSSAPPITSGPVALASVPPSHPAHVLTPHESQLHLKGDPHYSFNHPFSINNLMSSSEQQHKLDFKAYEQALQYSPYGAGLPGSLPLSSASMAGRSTIEPSALEPSYYQGVYSRPVLNTS